One window from the genome of Diospyros lotus cultivar Yz01 chromosome 11, ASM1463336v1, whole genome shotgun sequence encodes:
- the LOC127812987 gene encoding disease resistance protein RUN1-like: MSNQQLLHISDVQLCGNYKNFPNGLRWLCWPHFPLQMIPSNFPLDRVVALEMPHTCLKKMLNGTKCLVLLKILDLSHSYNLLEAPDFSLLPNLVRHILEHCTRLVKVNESIGDLERFVILNLRNCQNLKKLPKTVSKLKSLAILDISGCLNLENFPSELENMDSLKVLCADGTALNQFFSTTLEVEAWHLSIWPWPLNLRRSPEISCVSFSVFGTLKSCKLQFV; encoded by the exons ATGTCCAACCAACAACTTCTACACATAAGTGATGTACAGTTATGTGGAAACTATAAAAATTTCCCAAACGGATTGAGATGGTTGTGTTGGCCTCATTTCCCTTTACAAATGATCCCTAGCAATTTCCCGTTGGACAGGGTGGTTGCTCTGGAGATGCCTCATACTTGCTTGAAAAAGATGTTGAACGGAACCAAG TGCCTCGTATTACTGAAAATTCTTGATCTAAGTCATTCCTATAACCTTTTGGAGGCACCTGATTTCTCATTGCTGCCTAATCTGGTGAGGCATATACTTGAACATTGTACAAGGTTGGTTAAGGTTAATGAATCAATTGGAGACCTAGAAAGATTTGTTATCTTGAACTTGAGGAATTGTCAAAACCTGAAGAAGCTTCCAAAAACTGTTTCTAAGCTAAAATCTCTTGCAATACTTGACATTTCTGGTtgcttaaatcttgaaaatttccCCTCAGAGCTTGAGAATATGGATTCTCTGAAAGTGCTTTGTGCAGATGGAACTGCATTAAATCAATTTTTCTCTACCACTCTGGAGGTTGAAGCTTGGCATTTGTCTATATGGCCTTGGCCTTTGAATTTAAGACGGTCTCCAGAAATTTCATGCGTTTCTTTTTCAGTCTTTGGTACACTTAAGTCTTGCAAATTGCAATTTGTCTGA